Proteins encoded by one window of Nasonia vitripennis strain AsymCx chromosome 5, Nvit_psr_1.1, whole genome shotgun sequence:
- the LOC100121537 gene encoding protein lifeguard 4: MMNQSLTDPLILSETDIEGGGKEERNSVQNDFAYHNNVHNAAIKIRMAFIRKVYGLLSMQLLMTVIIAGIFCLVEPVKFYVTHTGWPIMTSFFVTFGILIALHIKRRDHPSNLILLACFTLVQACTIGIVVSLYDVFLVLEALFITLTVVIALTAFTFQTKRDFSAMHAGLFSGLCVLLIGGLLQVFILSSLMELLLCVGGAMLFSFFIIFDTQLLMKTLSPEEYILATINIYLDIINLFLYILRILAIARK, from the exons ATGATGAATCAATCTTTGACTGATCCTCTGATTTTGTCTGAAACAGACATTGAAGGAGGTGGGAAGGAAGAGCGTAATAGTGTACAAAATGATTTTGCATATCACAACAATGTGCATAATGCtgcaattaaaattagaatgg CTTTTATTCGAAAAGTATATGGACTTCTCAGTATGCAATTGCTCATGACTGTAATTATCGCTGGGATTTTTTGTCTAGTTGAGCCTGTCAAATTCTATGTTACACACAC TGGCTGGCCTATAATGACATCATTCTTTGTCACCTTTGGAATCCTCATTGCTCTTCATATCAAGAGAAGAGACCATCCGTCAAACCTCATTTTACTAGCTTGTTTT ACTTTGGTGCAAGCGTGTACAATTGGAATTGTTGTTAGTCTTTATGATGTTTTTCTGGTCCTCGAAGCACTTTTTATAACTTTGACAGTTGTTATTGCTTTAACAGCATTTACTTTTCAAACAAAACGCGACTTCTCTGCCATGCATGCTGG ACTATTCTCTGGCCTCTGTGTTCTTCTGATTGGTGGTTTATTGCAAGTGTTCATTCTGAGTAGCTTGATGGAACTCCTACTTTGTGTTGGAGGTGCCATGCTATTCTCATTCTTCATTATTTTCGATACTCAATTATTGATGAAGACTCTTTCTCCAGAGGAGTATATCTTAGCaacaattaatatttatttagatattatTAATCTTTTCCTGTATATTCTCCGTATTCTTGCAATTGCGcgaaagtaa
- the LOC100119535 gene encoding 60S ribosomal protein L26: protein MKFNSLVTSSRRKNRKRHFTAPSHIRRRLMSAPLSKELRQKYNVRSMPIRKDDEVQVVRGHYKGQQVGKVIQVYRKKFVIYIERIQREKMNGASVYVGIDPSKTVIVKLKMDKDRKKIIDRRSKGRLAALGKDKGKYSEESAAAMETS, encoded by the exons ATGAAGTTTAACAGTTTAGTGACTTCCTCAAGGAGGAAAAACAGGAAGCGGCATTTCACAGCTCCATCTCACATTCGGAGGCGGCTCATGTCTGCTCCTCTCTCAAAAGAGCTCAGACAGAAGTACAATGTCCGTTCTATGCCCATTCGCAAGGATGACGAAGTTCAG GTTGTACGAGGCCACTACAAAGGGCAACAGGTTGGCAAAGTTATCCAAGTTTACAGGAAAAAGTTTGTCATCTACATTGAGAGGATTCAGAGAGAAAAGATGAACGGCGCTAGTGTTTACGTTGGCATTGACCCctcaaag ACTGTTATTGTCAAGTTGAAGATGGATAAGGATCGCAAGAAGATCATTGACCGAAGAAGCAAGGGACGTCTTGCTGCACTTGGCAAGGACAAGGGCAAATACAGTGAAGAGAGCGCTGCTGCTATGGAAACGTCGTAA